One region of Malania oleifera isolate guangnan ecotype guangnan chromosome 6, ASM2987363v1, whole genome shotgun sequence genomic DNA includes:
- the LOC131157489 gene encoding acidic endochitinase-like — MKSQKQKQPLWNEQAPMATFPISKLFLLSLFILLPAQISSADDVAVYWGQNGNEGNLTATCATGVYSYVNIAFLNRFGNGQIPQLNLAGHCNPAGGGCKTISNSIRECQRKGIKVMLSIGGGLGNYSLASTADAKNVSDYLWNNFLGGQSSSRPLGDAVLDGIDFDIALGFWKHWDDLAGYLKAYNSSGRKVYLTAAPQCPFPDLLLGTALNTSLFDYVWIQFFNNPSCQYSTGNTQNLEKTWRQWTSSLINSTIFLGLPAAPEAAPSGGFIPANVLTSQILPVIKNSTKYGGVMLWSKYYDDKSGYSSFIKNGVGSSLSLLAKFK, encoded by the coding sequence ATGAAATCACAAAAGCAGAAACAACCACTCTGGAACGAACAAGCACCAATGGCTACGTTTCCTATCTCCAAACTTTTCCTGCTTTCCCTCTTCATCCTTCTTCCAGCTCAAATCTCTTCTGCAGATGATGTCGCCGTCTACTGGGGTCAAAATGGTAACGAGGGGAACCTGACTGCAACATGCGCCACTGGTGTATATTCCTATGTGAACATAGCCTTTCTGAACAGATTTGGCAATGGTCAAATCCCACAACTCAACCTTGCTGGCCATTGCAACCCAGCGGGTGGTGGTTGCAAAACCATTAGCAACAGCATAAGAGAGTGCCAAAGAAAGGGCATTAAGGTGATGCTGTCTATAGGAGGTGGCCTTGGAAACTACTCTCTAGCTTCAACAGCCGATGCGAAAAATGTTTCTGATTATTTATGGAATAACTTCTTGGGTGGACAGTCATCTTCGCGCCCCTTAGGCGACGCTGTTTTGGATGGTATTGACTTTGACATCGCACTTGGCTTTTGGAAACACTGGGATGATCTTGCAGGATACCTGAAGGCATATAACAGTTCAGGAAGAAAGGTCTACTTAACAGCAGCTCCACAATGTCCATTCCCTGATTTGCTTCTAGGGACTGCCCTCAACACAAGCCTTTTTGACTATGTTTGGATTCAGTTCTTTAACAATCCTTCTTGCCAGTATAGCACTGGCAACACCCAGAATCTTGAGAAAACTTGGAGGCAGTGGACTTCATCATTGATAAATTCAACGATCTTCTTAGGCTTACCAGCAGCACCCGAGGCAGCCCCAAGTGGAGGGTTTATTCCGGCCAATGTGCTAACTTCTCAGATCCTTCCAGTGATAAAGAACTCTACCAAGTATGGAGGCGTGATGCTGTGGTCTAAGTATTATGATGATAAGAGTGGATACAGTTCCTTCATTAAGAATGGTGTGGGATCTAGCCTTTCTTTGCTTGCAAAGTTTAAATAA